The following are encoded together in the Peromyscus leucopus breed LL Stock chromosome 1, UCI_PerLeu_2.1, whole genome shotgun sequence genome:
- the Hirip3 gene encoding HIRA-interacting protein 3, which yields MTRLGISPQNLATPREADYNSRRAPRAGSVSRRPPSGEDLRGTRLPGDRGRCGVGDVTPGVFRGESAPNETFNKVVLRKSRNLESHQLPRGSKTRQGSRSQLRAGGPAPRRAAFLRVRTEGGPEEKKAHAQLLPSLPWPRGRRVLESGVDWDSCLGTCLCGTVTHSTGRLRRLNRVGRDHLEPEEKPAWKWLAEEELLQMQADAGTREGKLDFIRGKRSPAPCSDPERKRFRFSSESDSSSTPPSPDCSGPPTKNSTTKKSCSRRALKEAVESTDEEQPTARVAKMGLEESSEEEGEGPARARKVWKGGNTEEEDAVKKARKGRAKKQAGAKNKRAPGRAAARKKQGRGESESGEEEAVQGGGTGADRHRESEDSDEETLAKKRGHRGPRPRGSNGQRVSTKQKAAGSGDSEDEKGPGAGSSGDSSGEEGGRSPRKRSKDRAQTASGRRQSASSEDGEGSTQELATAGGTAKTRTPDGTDGESAGQAGESAGEERKNRSSKKSSKKGKARSSSSSSDSSPEPTSQKAGSRRAEDHPAVVRLKRYIRACGAHRNYKKLLGSCRSHKERLSVLRAELEALGMKGSPSLEKCRALKEQREEAAEVASLDVANIISSSGRSRRSNAWNPSGEGIPPGELYRRTLDSEEERPRQAPPDWSHMRGIISSDGESS from the exons ATGACCCGCCTGGGAATATCGCCCCAGA ACTTGGCAACGCCGCGCGAGGCGGACTACAACTCCCGGCGTGCCCCGCGCGCAGGGAGCGTCTCCCGCCGCCCGCCTTCAGGGGAGGACCTGAGAGGAACGCGGCTTCCAGGGGATCGCG GGCGGTGCGGGGTCGGTGACGTCACACCCGGAGTTTTCCGGGGGGAGTCGGCTCCTAATGAGACTTTTAATAAAGTAGTCTTAAGGAAGAGCAGAAACCTCGAGAGCCACCAACTGCCTAGGGGCAGCAAGACCCGGCAAGGTTCGCGGTCCCAGCTCCGAGCCGGCGGCCCCGCCCCTCGCAGAGCCGCCTTCCTGCGCGTGCGCACTGAGGGCGGCCCGGAAGAAAAAAAAG CTCACGCGCAGCTTCTTCCGAGCTTGCCCTGGCCTCGGGGGCGTAGGGTATTAGAGTCTGGGGTGGACTGGGACTCTTGTCTTGGCACGTGTCTGTGTGGCACGGTCACGCACTCCACGGGGCGACTCAGACGTTTGAACCGCGTGGGCCGGGATCACCTTGAACCCGAGGAGAAGCCGGCGTGGAAGTGGCTGGCAGAGGAAGAGCTGCTGCAGATGCAG GCGGATGCTGGCACCAGGGAAGGAAAGCTAGACTTTATCAGAGGGAAGAGGTCTCCTGCTCCCTGCAGTGACCCCGAGAGAAAAAGGTTCCGCTTCAGTTCAGAGTCAG ACTCCAGCTCTACACCACCCAGTCCAGACTGCTCAGGACCCCCAACCAAGAACAGCACCACCAAGAAGTCATGTTCCAGGAGAGCCTTAAAGGAAGCAGTTGAGAGCACAGATGAAGAGCAGCCAACAGCCCGGGTTGCCAAGATGGGATTAGAGGAGAGcagtgaggaggaaggggagggtccTGCCAGGGCAAGGAAGGTCTGGAAGGGAGGGAACACCGAGGAAGAGGATGCTGTCAAAAAGGCACGGAAGGGGAGGgctaagaagcaagctggggcCAAGAACAAGCGAGCACCGGGCCGAGCGGCAGCCAGGAAGAAGCAGGGCAGGGGAGAAAGTGAGAGCGGCGAGGAAGAGGCTGTGCAGGGGGGAGGCACGGGTGCTGACCGCCACAGGGAAAGTGAAGACAGCGACGAGGAGACCCTAGCCAAGAAGAGGGGGCACCGGGGACCCAGGCCGAGGGGCAGCAACGGGCAGAGGGTGAGCACCAAGCAGAAAGCGGCAGGCTCGGGAGACAGTGAGGACGAGAAGGGACCGGGGGCGGGAAGTAGTGGGGACAGCAGCGGGGAGGAAGGAGGGCGCTCCCCGAGGAAAAGGAGCAAGGACAGGGCCCAGACTGCGAGTGGGAGAAGGCAGAGTGCCAGCAGTGAGGACGGGGAAGGCAGCACACAGGAGCTGGCCACTGCTGGAGGAACTGCAAAGACGCGCACACCAGACGGCACTGATGGTGAGAGCGCCGGCCAGGCAGGAGAGAGCGccggagaggagaggaagaaccGCTCCTCCAAGAAGAGCTCCAAGAAAGGCAAGGCACGAAGTTCCTCTTCCTCATCAGATTCCAGTCCAGAGCCCACCAGCCAGAAG GCTGGGTCTCGTCGTGCAGAGGACCATCCAGCTGTGGTGAGACTAAAGCGTTATATTCGGGCTTGTGGTGCCCATCGAAACTACAAGAAGCTGCTGGGCTCCTGTCGCTCCCACAAGGAGCGCCTGAGTGTCCTCAGGGCTGAGCTGGAAGCGCTGGGCATGAAGG GCAGTCCTTCCTTGGAGAAGTGTCGGGCCCTGAAGGAGCAGCGAGAAGAGGCAGCTGAGGTGGCTTCCTTGGATGTTGCCAATATCATCAGCAGTTCAG GCCGATCACGAAGAAGTAATGCCTGGAACCCTTCAGGGGAAGGAATCCCCCCAGGGGAGCTTTATCGACGAACCCTGGACTCAGAAGAGGAGCGACCACGCCAAGCACCTCCAGACTGGTCCCATATGCGGGGCATCATCAGCAGTGATGGTGAGAGCAGCTGA
- the Ino80e gene encoding INO80 complex subunit E isoform X2, whose translation MNGPADGEVDYKKKYRNLKRKLKFLIYEHECFQEELRKAQRKLLKVSRDKSFLLDRLLQYENVDEDSSDSDATASSDNSETEGTPKLSDTPAPKRKRSPPMGGTPSPSSLSLPPSTGFPLQTSGAPSPYLSSLPEPSPLRPKLEKRPRLPRKLKMAVGPPDCPVGGPLAFPARGSGASVGAALTPLPPPKMPPHTILSTVPQQMFSDTGSGDDALDGDDDLVIDIPE comes from the exons ATGAACGGACCAGCGGACGGCGAAGTGGActacaaaaagaaatacaggaaTCTGAAGCGGAAACTCAAGTTCCTCATTTAC GAACACGAGTGCTTCCAGGAGGAGCTCAGGAAGGCGCAGAGGAAATTGCTGAAGGTTTCCCGGGACAAGAG TTTCCTTCTAGATCGACTTCTGCAGTATGAGAACGTGGATGAAGATTCTTCCG ATTCAGATGCCACTGCATCTTCAGACAACAGTGAGACAGAGGGGACGCCCAAGTTGTCTGACACACCAGCCCCCAAGAG GAAGAGAAGCCCTCCAATGGGGGGTACCCCATCCCCTTCCAGCCTCTCCTTGCCTCCTTCAACAGGATTTCCCCTGCAGACCTCTGGAGCTCCCTCCCCGTATCTGAGCTCG CTGCCTGAGCCCAGCCCCCTGAGGCCCAAGCTGGAGAAACGGCCCCGCCTACCCCGGAAACTCAAG ATGGCTGTAGGACCCCCTGACTGCCCTGTGGGTGGGCCACTGGCCTTCCCTGCCAGGGGTTCTGGGGCCAGTGTCGGGGCAGCCCTGacccccctgcctcctcccaagaTGCCCCCACACACGATCCTGAGCACCGTCCCTCAGCAGATGTTCAGCGATACAGGCAGCGGGGATGATGCCCTGGACGGAGACGATGACCTGGTGATCGACATCCCAGAGTAG
- the Ino80e gene encoding INO80 complex subunit E isoform X1, whose amino-acid sequence MNGPADGEVDYKKKYRNLKRKLKFLIYEHECFQEELRKAQRKLLKVSRDKSFLLDRLLQYENVDEDSSDSDATASSDNSETEGTPKLSDTPAPKRKRSPPMGGTPSPSSLSLPPSTGFPLQTSGAPSPYLSSLASPPYPPFPSDYLALQLPEPSPLRPKLEKRPRLPRKLKMAVGPPDCPVGGPLAFPARGSGASVGAALTPLPPPKMPPHTILSTVPQQMFSDTGSGDDALDGDDDLVIDIPE is encoded by the exons ATGAACGGACCAGCGGACGGCGAAGTGGActacaaaaagaaatacaggaaTCTGAAGCGGAAACTCAAGTTCCTCATTTAC GAACACGAGTGCTTCCAGGAGGAGCTCAGGAAGGCGCAGAGGAAATTGCTGAAGGTTTCCCGGGACAAGAG TTTCCTTCTAGATCGACTTCTGCAGTATGAGAACGTGGATGAAGATTCTTCCG ATTCAGATGCCACTGCATCTTCAGACAACAGTGAGACAGAGGGGACGCCCAAGTTGTCTGACACACCAGCCCCCAAGAG GAAGAGAAGCCCTCCAATGGGGGGTACCCCATCCCCTTCCAGCCTCTCCTTGCCTCCTTCAACAGGATTTCCCCTGCAGACCTCTGGAGCTCCCTCCCCGTATCTGAGCTCG CTGGCTTCTCCCCcttaccccccattcccttctgACTACCTGGCCCTGCAGCTGCCTGAGCCCAGCCCCCTGAGGCCCAAGCTGGAGAAACGGCCCCGCCTACCCCGGAAACTCAAG ATGGCTGTAGGACCCCCTGACTGCCCTGTGGGTGGGCCACTGGCCTTCCCTGCCAGGGGTTCTGGGGCCAGTGTCGGGGCAGCCCTGacccccctgcctcctcccaagaTGCCCCCACACACGATCCTGAGCACCGTCCCTCAGCAGATGTTCAGCGATACAGGCAGCGGGGATGATGCCCTGGACGGAGACGATGACCTGGTGATCGACATCCCAGAGTAG
- the Ino80e gene encoding INO80 complex subunit E isoform X3 produces MNGPADGEVDYKKKYRNLKRKLKFLIYEHECFQEELRKAQRKLLKVSRDKSFLLDRLLQYENVDEDSSDSDATASSDNSETEGTPKLSDTPAPKRKRSPPMGGTPSPSSLSLPPSTGFPLQTSGAPSPYLSSMAVGPPDCPVGGPLAFPARGSGASVGAALTPLPPPKMPPHTILSTVPQQMFSDTGSGDDALDGDDDLVIDIPE; encoded by the exons ATGAACGGACCAGCGGACGGCGAAGTGGActacaaaaagaaatacaggaaTCTGAAGCGGAAACTCAAGTTCCTCATTTAC GAACACGAGTGCTTCCAGGAGGAGCTCAGGAAGGCGCAGAGGAAATTGCTGAAGGTTTCCCGGGACAAGAG TTTCCTTCTAGATCGACTTCTGCAGTATGAGAACGTGGATGAAGATTCTTCCG ATTCAGATGCCACTGCATCTTCAGACAACAGTGAGACAGAGGGGACGCCCAAGTTGTCTGACACACCAGCCCCCAAGAG GAAGAGAAGCCCTCCAATGGGGGGTACCCCATCCCCTTCCAGCCTCTCCTTGCCTCCTTCAACAGGATTTCCCCTGCAGACCTCTGGAGCTCCCTCCCCGTATCTGAGCTCG ATGGCTGTAGGACCCCCTGACTGCCCTGTGGGTGGGCCACTGGCCTTCCCTGCCAGGGGTTCTGGGGCCAGTGTCGGGGCAGCCCTGacccccctgcctcctcccaagaTGCCCCCACACACGATCCTGAGCACCGTCCCTCAGCAGATGTTCAGCGATACAGGCAGCGGGGATGATGCCCTGGACGGAGACGATGACCTGGTGATCGACATCCCAGAGTAG
- the Ino80e gene encoding INO80 complex subunit E isoform X4, with the protein MNGPADGEVDYKKKYRNLKRKLKFLIYEHECFQEELRKAQRKLLKVSRDKSFLLDRLLQYENVDEDSSDSDATASSDNSETEGTPKLSDTPAPKRKRSPPMGGTPSPSSLSLPPSTGFPLQTSGAPSPYLSSLASPPYPPFPSDYLALQLPEPSPLRPKLEKRPRLPRKLKSDHSGRSVEEELELGEAEGRESS; encoded by the exons ATGAACGGACCAGCGGACGGCGAAGTGGActacaaaaagaaatacaggaaTCTGAAGCGGAAACTCAAGTTCCTCATTTAC GAACACGAGTGCTTCCAGGAGGAGCTCAGGAAGGCGCAGAGGAAATTGCTGAAGGTTTCCCGGGACAAGAG TTTCCTTCTAGATCGACTTCTGCAGTATGAGAACGTGGATGAAGATTCTTCCG ATTCAGATGCCACTGCATCTTCAGACAACAGTGAGACAGAGGGGACGCCCAAGTTGTCTGACACACCAGCCCCCAAGAG GAAGAGAAGCCCTCCAATGGGGGGTACCCCATCCCCTTCCAGCCTCTCCTTGCCTCCTTCAACAGGATTTCCCCTGCAGACCTCTGGAGCTCCCTCCCCGTATCTGAGCTCG CTGGCTTCTCCCCcttaccccccattcccttctgACTACCTGGCCCTGCAGCTGCCTGAGCCCAGCCCCCTGAGGCCCAAGCTGGAGAAACGGCCCCGCCTACCCCGGAAACTCAAG AGTGACCACTCTGGCCGCagtgtggaggaggagctggagctgggagaGGCTGAAGGCAGGGAGTCCAGTTAG
- the Doc2a gene encoding double C2-like domain-containing protein alpha isoform X4 — protein MRGRRGDRMTINIQEHMAINVCPGPIRPIRQISDYFPRRGPGPEAAGGRGCGEAPAHLAPLALAPPAALLGATTPDDGAEVDSYDSDDTTALGTLEFDLLYDQASCTLHCRILRAKGLKPMDFNGLADPYVKLHLLPGACKANKLKTKTQRNTLNPVWNEELTYSGITDDDITHKVLRISVCDEDKLSHNEFIGEIRVPLRRLKPSQKKHFNICLERQVPLPSPSSMSAALRGISCYLKELEQAEQGPGLLEERGRILLSLSYSSRRHGLLVGIVRCAHLAAMDVNGYSDPYVKTYLRPDVDKKSKHKTCVKKKTLNPEFNEEFFYEMELSTLATKTLEVTVWDYDIGKSNDFIGGVSLGPGARGEAQKHWSDCLHQPDTALERWHTLTSELPGPFPLA, from the exons ATGAGGGGCCGCAGGGGCGATCGCATGACCATCAACATCCAGGAGCACATGGCCATCAACGTGTGTCCTGGACCCATCAGGCCCATACGCCAGATCTCGGACTACTTCCCTCGCAGGGGGCCAGGACCAGAGGCTGCTGGCGGCAGGGGCTGCGGGGAAGCCCCAGCTCATCTGGCCCCTCTGGCTCTGGCCCCCCCTGCGGCTCTCCTTGGGGCCACCACACCCGACGATGGAGCTGAGGTGGACAGCTACGACTCAGATGATACCA CTGCCCTGGGCACGCTGGAATTCGACCTTCTCTATGATCAGGCTTCCTGCACTCTGCACTGTAGAATCCTCAGGGCCAAG GGCCTCAAGCCCATGGATTTCAATGGCCTGGCTGACCCCTACGTAAAGCTGCACCTCCTCCCTGGAGCCTGCAAG GCCAATAAGCTAAAAACTAAGACTCAGAGGAACACACTGAACCCTGTGTGGAACGAGGAGCTGACGTACAGCGGGATCACGGATGATGACATCACTCACAAGGTGCTCAG GATCTCTGTCTGTGACGAGGACAAGCTGAGCCACAATGAGTTTATCGGGGAGATCCGCGTGCCCCTTCGCCGCCTCAAGCCTTCACAGAAGAAGCATTTTAACATCTGCCTTGAGCGCCAGGTCCCG CTTCCTTCACCCTCTTCGATGTCTGCAGCGCTGAGGGGCATTTCCTGTTACCTGAAGGAG CTAGAGCAGGCCGAGCAGGGACCTGGGCTGCTGGAAGAGCGTGGGCGCATCCTGCTGAGCCTCAGCTACAGCTCTAGGCGGCATGGGCTGCTGGTGGGCATTGTTCGCTGTGCACACCTGGCTGCCATGGATGTTAACGGCTACTCTGACCCTTATGTGAAGAC GTACTTGAGACCAGACGTGGACAAGAAATCCAAGCATAAAACATGTGTAAAGAAGAAGACATTAAACCCAGAATTTAATGAG GAATTCTTCTATGAGATGGAACTCTCCACTCTGGCAACCAAGACCCTGGAAGTCACAGTCTGGGACTACGACATTGGCAAATCCAATGACTTCATAG GTGGTGTGTCTCTGGGGCCAGGCGCCCGGGGAGAGGCGCAGAAGCACTGGAGTGACTGTCTCCATCAGCCGGACACAGCCCTGGAACGCTGGCACACCTTGACCAGCGAGCTGCCCGGGCCTTTCCCTCTGGCCTGA
- the Doc2a gene encoding double C2-like domain-containing protein alpha isoform X2, whose translation MRGRRGDRMTINIQEHMAINVCPGPIRPIRQISDYFPRRGPGPEAAGGRGCGEAPAHLAPLALAPPAALLGATTPDDGAEVDSYDSDDTTALGTLEFDLLYDQASCTLHCRILRAKGLKPMDFNGLADPYVKLHLLPGACKANKLKTKTQRNTLNPVWNEELTYSGITDDDITHKVLRISVCDEDKLSHNEFIGEIRVPLRRLKPSQKKHFNICLERQVPLPSPSSMSAALRGISCYLKELEQAEQGPGLLEERGRILLSLSYSSRRHGLLVGIVRCAHLAAMDVNGYSDPYVKTYLRPDVDKKSKHKTCVKKKTLNPEFNEVNTTGSRNKDGLGTAMWLEGLTRHRLPCSQEFFYEMELSTLATKTLEVTVWDYDIGKSNDFIGGVSLGPGARGEAQKHWSDCLHQPDTALERWHTLTSELPGPFPLA comes from the exons ATGAGGGGCCGCAGGGGCGATCGCATGACCATCAACATCCAGGAGCACATGGCCATCAACGTGTGTCCTGGACCCATCAGGCCCATACGCCAGATCTCGGACTACTTCCCTCGCAGGGGGCCAGGACCAGAGGCTGCTGGCGGCAGGGGCTGCGGGGAAGCCCCAGCTCATCTGGCCCCTCTGGCTCTGGCCCCCCCTGCGGCTCTCCTTGGGGCCACCACACCCGACGATGGAGCTGAGGTGGACAGCTACGACTCAGATGATACCA CTGCCCTGGGCACGCTGGAATTCGACCTTCTCTATGATCAGGCTTCCTGCACTCTGCACTGTAGAATCCTCAGGGCCAAG GGCCTCAAGCCCATGGATTTCAATGGCCTGGCTGACCCCTACGTAAAGCTGCACCTCCTCCCTGGAGCCTGCAAG GCCAATAAGCTAAAAACTAAGACTCAGAGGAACACACTGAACCCTGTGTGGAACGAGGAGCTGACGTACAGCGGGATCACGGATGATGACATCACTCACAAGGTGCTCAG GATCTCTGTCTGTGACGAGGACAAGCTGAGCCACAATGAGTTTATCGGGGAGATCCGCGTGCCCCTTCGCCGCCTCAAGCCTTCACAGAAGAAGCATTTTAACATCTGCCTTGAGCGCCAGGTCCCG CTTCCTTCACCCTCTTCGATGTCTGCAGCGCTGAGGGGCATTTCCTGTTACCTGAAGGAG CTAGAGCAGGCCGAGCAGGGACCTGGGCTGCTGGAAGAGCGTGGGCGCATCCTGCTGAGCCTCAGCTACAGCTCTAGGCGGCATGGGCTGCTGGTGGGCATTGTTCGCTGTGCACACCTGGCTGCCATGGATGTTAACGGCTACTCTGACCCTTATGTGAAGAC GTACTTGAGACCAGACGTGGACAAGAAATCCAAGCATAAAACATGTGTAAAGAAGAAGACATTAAACCCAGAATTTAATGAGGTAAACACGACAGGGAGCAGAAATAAAGATGGGCTGGGGACAGCCATGTGGTTAGAAGGCCTGACAAGGCACCGCCTGCCTTGTTCTCAGGAATTCTTCTATGAGATGGAACTCTCCACTCTGGCAACCAAGACCCTGGAAGTCACAGTCTGGGACTACGACATTGGCAAATCCAATGACTTCATAG GTGGTGTGTCTCTGGGGCCAGGCGCCCGGGGAGAGGCGCAGAAGCACTGGAGTGACTGTCTCCATCAGCCGGACACAGCCCTGGAACGCTGGCACACCTTGACCAGCGAGCTGCCCGGGCCTTTCCCTCTGGCCTGA
- the Doc2a gene encoding double C2-like domain-containing protein alpha isoform X1, whose translation MRGRRGDRMTINIQEHMAINVCPGPIRPIRQISDYFPRRGPGPEAAGGRGCGEAPAHLAPLALAPPAALLGATTPDDGAEVDSYDSDDTTALGTLEFDLLYDQASCTLHCRILRAKGLKPMDFNGLADPYVKLHLLPGACKANKLKTKTQRNTLNPVWNEELTYSGITDDDITHKVLRISVCDEDKLSHNEFIGEIRVPLRRLKPSQKKHFNICLERQVPLPSPSSMSAALRGISCYLKELEQAEQGPGLLEERGRILLSLSYSSRRHGLLVGIVRCAHLAAMDVNGYSDPYVKTYLRPDVDKKSKHKTCVKKKTLNPEFNEVNTTGSRNKDGLGTAMWLEGLTRHRLPCSQEFFYEMELSTLATKTLEVTVWDYDIGKSNDFIGEWRGPPGAGRDVRQENGHRLALPDLGVLQVVCLWGQAPGERRRSTGVTVSISRTQPWNAGTP comes from the exons ATGAGGGGCCGCAGGGGCGATCGCATGACCATCAACATCCAGGAGCACATGGCCATCAACGTGTGTCCTGGACCCATCAGGCCCATACGCCAGATCTCGGACTACTTCCCTCGCAGGGGGCCAGGACCAGAGGCTGCTGGCGGCAGGGGCTGCGGGGAAGCCCCAGCTCATCTGGCCCCTCTGGCTCTGGCCCCCCCTGCGGCTCTCCTTGGGGCCACCACACCCGACGATGGAGCTGAGGTGGACAGCTACGACTCAGATGATACCA CTGCCCTGGGCACGCTGGAATTCGACCTTCTCTATGATCAGGCTTCCTGCACTCTGCACTGTAGAATCCTCAGGGCCAAG GGCCTCAAGCCCATGGATTTCAATGGCCTGGCTGACCCCTACGTAAAGCTGCACCTCCTCCCTGGAGCCTGCAAG GCCAATAAGCTAAAAACTAAGACTCAGAGGAACACACTGAACCCTGTGTGGAACGAGGAGCTGACGTACAGCGGGATCACGGATGATGACATCACTCACAAGGTGCTCAG GATCTCTGTCTGTGACGAGGACAAGCTGAGCCACAATGAGTTTATCGGGGAGATCCGCGTGCCCCTTCGCCGCCTCAAGCCTTCACAGAAGAAGCATTTTAACATCTGCCTTGAGCGCCAGGTCCCG CTTCCTTCACCCTCTTCGATGTCTGCAGCGCTGAGGGGCATTTCCTGTTACCTGAAGGAG CTAGAGCAGGCCGAGCAGGGACCTGGGCTGCTGGAAGAGCGTGGGCGCATCCTGCTGAGCCTCAGCTACAGCTCTAGGCGGCATGGGCTGCTGGTGGGCATTGTTCGCTGTGCACACCTGGCTGCCATGGATGTTAACGGCTACTCTGACCCTTATGTGAAGAC GTACTTGAGACCAGACGTGGACAAGAAATCCAAGCATAAAACATGTGTAAAGAAGAAGACATTAAACCCAGAATTTAATGAGGTAAACACGACAGGGAGCAGAAATAAAGATGGGCTGGGGACAGCCATGTGGTTAGAAGGCCTGACAAGGCACCGCCTGCCTTGTTCTCAGGAATTCTTCTATGAGATGGAACTCTCCACTCTGGCAACCAAGACCCTGGAAGTCACAGTCTGGGACTACGACATTGGCAAATCCAATGACTTCATAGGTGAGTGGAGGGGCCCACCAGGTGCAGGGAGGGacgtgaggcaggagaatgggcACCGATTGGCTCTGCCTGACTTGGGTGTTCTTCAGGTGGTGTGTCTCTGGGGCCAGGCGCCCGGGGAGAGGCGCAGAAGCACTGGAGTGACTGTCTCCATCAGCCGGACACAGCCCTGGAACGCTGGCACACCTTGA
- the Doc2a gene encoding double C2-like domain-containing protein alpha isoform X3, whose product MRGRRGDRMTINIQEHMAINVCPGPIRPIRQISDYFPRRGPGPEAAGGRGCGEAPAHLAPLALAPPAALLGATTPDDGAEVDSYDSDDTTALGTLEFDLLYDQASCTLHCRILRAKGLKPMDFNGLADPYVKLHLLPGACKANKLKTKTQRNTLNPVWNEELTYSGITDDDITHKVLRISVCDEDKLSHNEFIGEIRVPLRRLKPSQKKHFNICLERQVPLPSPSSMSAALRGISCYLKELEQAEQGPGLLEERGRILLSLSYSSRRHGLLVGIVRCAHLAAMDVNGYSDPYVKTYLRPDVDKKSKHKTCVKKKTLNPEFNEEFFYEMELSTLATKTLEVTVWDYDIGKSNDFIGEWRGPPGAGRDVRQENGHRLALPDLGVLQVVCLWGQAPGERRRSTGVTVSISRTQPWNAGTP is encoded by the exons ATGAGGGGCCGCAGGGGCGATCGCATGACCATCAACATCCAGGAGCACATGGCCATCAACGTGTGTCCTGGACCCATCAGGCCCATACGCCAGATCTCGGACTACTTCCCTCGCAGGGGGCCAGGACCAGAGGCTGCTGGCGGCAGGGGCTGCGGGGAAGCCCCAGCTCATCTGGCCCCTCTGGCTCTGGCCCCCCCTGCGGCTCTCCTTGGGGCCACCACACCCGACGATGGAGCTGAGGTGGACAGCTACGACTCAGATGATACCA CTGCCCTGGGCACGCTGGAATTCGACCTTCTCTATGATCAGGCTTCCTGCACTCTGCACTGTAGAATCCTCAGGGCCAAG GGCCTCAAGCCCATGGATTTCAATGGCCTGGCTGACCCCTACGTAAAGCTGCACCTCCTCCCTGGAGCCTGCAAG GCCAATAAGCTAAAAACTAAGACTCAGAGGAACACACTGAACCCTGTGTGGAACGAGGAGCTGACGTACAGCGGGATCACGGATGATGACATCACTCACAAGGTGCTCAG GATCTCTGTCTGTGACGAGGACAAGCTGAGCCACAATGAGTTTATCGGGGAGATCCGCGTGCCCCTTCGCCGCCTCAAGCCTTCACAGAAGAAGCATTTTAACATCTGCCTTGAGCGCCAGGTCCCG CTTCCTTCACCCTCTTCGATGTCTGCAGCGCTGAGGGGCATTTCCTGTTACCTGAAGGAG CTAGAGCAGGCCGAGCAGGGACCTGGGCTGCTGGAAGAGCGTGGGCGCATCCTGCTGAGCCTCAGCTACAGCTCTAGGCGGCATGGGCTGCTGGTGGGCATTGTTCGCTGTGCACACCTGGCTGCCATGGATGTTAACGGCTACTCTGACCCTTATGTGAAGAC GTACTTGAGACCAGACGTGGACAAGAAATCCAAGCATAAAACATGTGTAAAGAAGAAGACATTAAACCCAGAATTTAATGAG GAATTCTTCTATGAGATGGAACTCTCCACTCTGGCAACCAAGACCCTGGAAGTCACAGTCTGGGACTACGACATTGGCAAATCCAATGACTTCATAGGTGAGTGGAGGGGCCCACCAGGTGCAGGGAGGGacgtgaggcaggagaatgggcACCGATTGGCTCTGCCTGACTTGGGTGTTCTTCAGGTGGTGTGTCTCTGGGGCCAGGCGCCCGGGGAGAGGCGCAGAAGCACTGGAGTGACTGTCTCCATCAGCCGGACACAGCCCTGGAACGCTGGCACACCTTGA
- the C1H16orf92 gene encoding fertilization-influencing membrane protein isoform X1: MAQQMFTWGLSAPRRDGIEASIPGANSRLFVDRPDFFDYPDSDQASLAAVAQFIGEKPVTFVRTGSGPGLFQHILVGALVVAFFLFLFQFCMHVSFQKGA; the protein is encoded by the exons ATGGCCCAGCAGATGTTCACTTGGGGACTGTCAG CGCCCAGAAGAGACGGCATCGAGGCCTCGATACCAGGAGCCAACTCCCGGCTCTTTGTCGACAGGCCTGACTTCTTTGATTACCCAGACTCAGACCAAGCTAGTCTTGCTGCTGTGGCCCAGTTTATTGGAGAGAAACCTGTGACCTTTGTTAGGACAG GTTCTGGCCCTGGGCTCTTCCAGCACATCCTGGTGGGCGCACTGGTGGtggccttcttcctcttccttttccagttCTGCATGCACGT GAGCTTCCAGAAAGGGGCCTAA
- the C1H16orf92 gene encoding fertilization-influencing membrane protein isoform X2, with translation MKLRQWVPVWVCMWMAGLGTIETAPRRDGIEASIPGANSRLFVDRPDFFDYPDSDQASLAAVAQFIGEKPVTFVRTGSGPGLFQHILVGALVVAFFLFLFQFCMHVSFQKGA, from the exons ATGAAGCTGAGGCAATGGGTGCctgtatgggtgtgcatgtggatggCTGGGTTGGGGACCATAGAAACAG CGCCCAGAAGAGACGGCATCGAGGCCTCGATACCAGGAGCCAACTCCCGGCTCTTTGTCGACAGGCCTGACTTCTTTGATTACCCAGACTCAGACCAAGCTAGTCTTGCTGCTGTGGCCCAGTTTATTGGAGAGAAACCTGTGACCTTTGTTAGGACAG GTTCTGGCCCTGGGCTCTTCCAGCACATCCTGGTGGGCGCACTGGTGGtggccttcttcctcttccttttccagttCTGCATGCACGT GAGCTTCCAGAAAGGGGCCTAA